One part of the Patescibacteria group bacterium genome encodes these proteins:
- the map gene encoding type I methionyl aminopeptidase: MIYFKSKEEIRVMRAGGKILAGILKSLIEEVKPGLGTAELEAKAARLMAEAGGRPAFKDYDMGGGIFFPSILCISINDEVVHGAALPSRILNSGDIVDIDLGMEWPADDKLRLKLGAPRNPHSPLGGYFTDMCATVAVGKISREAKKLIKVTHDCLWLGIEQAKAGNTLNDIGRAVQTLAESHGYGVVRDLVGHGVGHYAHEEPNVCNYVIPNNSRDNLVLQPGMVLAIEPMINLGSSRIKIAPNRFTIISADKSLSAHFEHTVAITDAGPEIITAL, encoded by the coding sequence ATGATTTATTTCAAAAGCAAGGAAGAGATAAGGGTGATGCGGGCTGGGGGTAAAATCTTGGCTGGCATATTAAAGAGCTTGATCGAAGAGGTAAAGCCCGGTTTAGGTACGGCTGAACTGGAAGCTAAAGCCGCTCGGCTTATGGCCGAAGCTGGCGGCCGACCCGCTTTTAAGGATTATGACATGGGCGGAGGGATATTTTTTCCTTCCATCCTGTGCATTTCGATCAATGATGAAGTCGTCCATGGCGCCGCCTTGCCTAGTCGGATTTTAAATAGCGGCGATATTGTCGATATTGATTTAGGGATGGAATGGCCGGCTGATGATAAGCTGCGTTTGAAATTGGGAGCGCCGCGCAATCCCCATTCTCCTCTGGGCGGTTATTTTACCGATATGTGCGCGACCGTGGCCGTCGGCAAGATTAGCCGTGAAGCTAAGAAGTTGATCAAGGTAACCCATGATTGCTTATGGCTGGGGATAGAGCAGGCTAAAGCGGGCAATACTCTCAACGACATCGGCCGGGCAGTTCAGACTTTAGCTGAAAGCCACGGCTATGGCGTAGTGCGTGATTTAGTGGGGCACGGTGTCGGCCATTATGCCCATGAAGAGCCGAACGTTTGCAATTATGTTATACCTAATAATTCTCGAGACAATCTAGTTCTGCAACCCGGCATGGTTTTAGCGATCGAACCGATGATCAACCTGGGAAGCAGTCGGATTAAGATCGCTCCGAACCGCTTCACCATTATCAGTGCCGACAAGAGTTTGAGCGCTCATTTTGAGCATACCGTCGCTATTACCGACGCCGGGCCTGAAATTATAACTGCTTTATAA
- the ruvX gene encoding Holliday junction resolvase RuvX, with protein sequence MKYLGIDWGEKRIGLALADEETRLALPFKTVDSLWAVQKVISEEEVGVIVLGVPLKLSGQGKLNQFWQAFKDNLEKQSNLPLALVDERLSSKGADALFGSDKVKAGRDEIAAAVILQDFLDKND encoded by the coding sequence ATGAAATATTTAGGGATCGATTGGGGGGAAAAAAGGATAGGTCTGGCCTTAGCTGATGAAGAAACCCGCTTGGCCTTACCCTTTAAGACTGTTGATAGCCTATGGGCGGTCCAGAAAGTAATCAGCGAAGAAGAGGTTGGGGTGATAGTCCTAGGCGTCCCTTTGAAACTGAGTGGCCAAGGCAAGCTTAACCAATTCTGGCAGGCGTTCAAGGATAATTTAGAAAAGCAAAGCAATTTGCCCTTAGCCCTAGTAGATGAAAGGTTAAGCAGTAAAGGAGCTGATGCTCTATTCGGCTCTGATAAGGTCAAAGCCGGAAGGGATGAGATCGCCGCCGCCGTTATTTTGCAGGATTTCTTAGATAAAAATGATTGA